In Streptomyces sp. NBC_00306, a single genomic region encodes these proteins:
- a CDS encoding GH92 family glycosyl hydrolase — protein MRTRTARLLAAVLLAGGLSGPAGSAVAAGAPAVADDPAALVNPFVGTQNFGNTFPGASAPFGMVQVSPDTGGQGGYDYQQNKIHGFSQTHLSGVGCGVAGELPIMPTTGAVGSVNPDEYRSEYSHDDEQAEPGYYRVNLTSYGIDAELTATQRTGWQRYTFPSTGDANVLFNTGRANQKVYDSEVHVIGDRTVEGRVDAGNFCAGKDRHTVYFTATFDRPFRAQGTWRGSTPTPGGRDAAGEGGNGAWVTFDASADKDVVVKVGLSYTGIEGARKNLAAETKDSYDFDATRAALHSTWQKQLGSVRIGGGSRERQSAFYTALYHAQLHPNVAGDVDGRYVGFDRKAHTAEGYTPYQNFSLWDTYRPQNQLLELLQPGVARDVALSVVAIGRDGGWLPRWALANSETNIMTGDPVTPFLVEAWSKGLLAGHEKEAYALLRKNATTTPPAGSPYNGRSGVDFYGERGYIPSGLGLGKDCADKGGDNDCNHPASATLEYAAADASLALMAKGLGHAADARMFAGRGQWYRNLWDSSIGQFRPRTSQGTWVTPYDPVEAGHQFHEGGAYQYQWLVPQDPAGLIGLMGGRKATEKRLDAFFVHDKLLTDPAGTARRDWISQPYDYYGKPTYNPNNEPDLHAPYMYLWAGAPAKTATVTRAAMTLFTTGPDGMTGNDDLGTMSAWYVFSSLGLYPVMSGADHLALSSPQFESAVVTVGRHGRRQGGTLKITAPGASDERRYVQTVTLDGAPVNRTWLDWDAVADGGRLDHRLGTTPSAWGTTPGAEPPSVNAGGGADRRRQLDASLPTAADVVPAGGSGQTAHLAVDVLAQSPGEVRATVGVRAPAGWSVKGASRLTLNSRHLPVQKTVPIAVGVPAGTATGSYPVRITVTAPGMAAVVRSATVEVRPAASCAAEGGSTCAVDLTGALNHDGTATTDQSGQGDFDGGGWSYDAGLLPPAGPVTWSGTTYRAPDPSGTAPNFVEARGQTLLLPSGARSSLRLVAASHNGPVTTSLTVRYTDGTAAQLPVTIGDWAGSAPAGSTVVLDMPHRIKAGQGVDGPPVRLFGDSAALDSTRSPRSVTLPDDARVEVYAITLT, from the coding sequence ATGCGCACGAGAACCGCCCGGTTGCTGGCGGCCGTCCTGCTGGCCGGTGGGCTGTCCGGTCCGGCGGGCTCGGCCGTGGCCGCCGGGGCACCGGCCGTCGCGGACGACCCGGCCGCGCTCGTCAACCCCTTCGTGGGCACCCAGAACTTCGGCAACACCTTTCCCGGCGCGAGCGCGCCGTTCGGCATGGTGCAGGTCAGTCCGGACACCGGCGGCCAGGGCGGCTACGACTACCAGCAGAACAAGATCCACGGGTTCAGCCAGACCCATCTGTCGGGCGTGGGCTGCGGGGTGGCGGGTGAGCTGCCGATCATGCCGACCACGGGCGCTGTCGGCAGCGTGAACCCCGATGAGTACCGCTCGGAGTACTCGCACGACGACGAGCAGGCGGAGCCTGGCTACTACCGGGTGAACCTCACGTCGTACGGGATCGACGCGGAGCTCACCGCCACACAGCGGACCGGCTGGCAGCGTTATACGTTCCCGTCCACGGGCGATGCCAACGTGCTGTTCAACACCGGCAGGGCCAACCAGAAGGTGTACGACTCCGAGGTCCATGTGATCGGCGACCGGACGGTCGAGGGCCGCGTCGACGCGGGCAACTTCTGCGCGGGCAAGGACCGTCACACCGTCTACTTCACCGCCACCTTCGACCGCCCGTTCAGGGCGCAGGGCACCTGGCGCGGGTCGACCCCCACGCCGGGCGGCAGGGATGCCGCGGGCGAGGGGGGCAACGGCGCCTGGGTGACCTTCGATGCGAGCGCCGACAAGGACGTCGTGGTGAAGGTCGGCCTGTCGTACACCGGAATCGAGGGTGCCCGGAAGAACCTGGCCGCGGAGACGAAGGACTCGTACGACTTCGACGCCACGCGCGCCGCCCTGCACAGCACCTGGCAGAAGCAGCTGGGGTCTGTCCGGATCGGTGGCGGCTCGCGCGAGCGGCAGAGCGCCTTCTACACCGCGCTCTACCACGCGCAGTTGCACCCGAACGTGGCCGGCGACGTGGACGGCCGGTATGTGGGCTTCGACCGCAAGGCCCATACGGCGGAGGGCTACACGCCTTATCAGAACTTCTCCCTGTGGGACACCTACCGGCCGCAGAACCAGCTGCTGGAGCTGCTCCAACCCGGGGTGGCCCGCGATGTCGCCCTGTCCGTCGTCGCGATCGGCAGGGACGGCGGCTGGCTCCCGCGGTGGGCGCTCGCCAACAGCGAGACCAACATCATGACCGGCGATCCGGTGACACCGTTCCTCGTCGAGGCCTGGTCCAAGGGGCTCCTCGCCGGCCACGAGAAGGAGGCGTACGCGCTGTTGCGGAAGAACGCCACCACCACCCCGCCCGCCGGTTCCCCCTACAACGGCCGCTCGGGCGTGGACTTCTACGGCGAACGCGGCTACATCCCGTCCGGCCTCGGACTCGGCAAGGACTGCGCGGACAAGGGCGGCGACAACGACTGCAACCACCCCGCGTCGGCCACGCTCGAATACGCGGCGGCGGACGCCTCACTGGCCCTGATGGCGAAGGGTCTCGGACACGCCGCCGACGCGCGGATGTTCGCCGGGCGGGGGCAGTGGTACCGCAATCTGTGGGACTCCTCCATCGGCCAGTTCCGCCCCCGGACTTCGCAGGGCACCTGGGTGACCCCCTACGATCCGGTGGAAGCGGGCCATCAGTTCCACGAGGGCGGTGCCTATCAGTACCAGTGGCTGGTGCCCCAGGACCCGGCCGGGCTGATCGGGCTCATGGGCGGCAGGAAGGCCACGGAGAAGCGTCTGGACGCCTTCTTCGTCCATGACAAGCTGCTGACCGACCCGGCCGGGACCGCCCGCAGGGACTGGATCTCGCAGCCGTACGACTACTACGGCAAGCCGACCTACAACCCCAACAACGAGCCGGATCTGCACGCCCCGTACATGTATCTGTGGGCGGGCGCGCCCGCGAAGACGGCGACCGTCACCCGGGCGGCGATGACGCTGTTCACGACCGGGCCCGACGGTATGACGGGCAACGACGACCTGGGCACCATGTCGGCCTGGTACGTGTTCTCGTCGCTCGGGCTGTATCCGGTGATGAGCGGCGCCGATCATCTGGCCCTGTCCAGCCCGCAGTTCGAGTCGGCGGTGGTGACGGTCGGCCGGCACGGCCGGCGTCAGGGCGGCACGCTGAAGATCACCGCTCCGGGCGCGAGCGACGAACGCCGGTATGTGCAGACCGTGACTCTCGACGGCGCGCCGGTCAACCGGACCTGGCTGGACTGGGACGCCGTCGCGGACGGCGGCCGTCTCGACCACCGGCTCGGCACGACACCGTCCGCGTGGGGCACCACCCCGGGCGCCGAACCGCCGTCCGTCAACGCCGGGGGCGGCGCGGACCGACGCCGCCAACTGGACGCCTCGCTGCCCACCGCCGCCGATGTCGTACCGGCCGGCGGCAGCGGGCAGACGGCGCATCTGGCGGTGGACGTCCTCGCACAGTCCCCGGGCGAGGTCCGGGCGACCGTCGGTGTCCGGGCTCCCGCCGGGTGGTCCGTGAAGGGGGCATCTCGCCTCACGCTGAACTCGCGTCATCTGCCGGTGCAGAAGACGGTCCCCATCGCGGTCGGCGTACCCGCCGGAACGGCGACGGGCTCGTATCCCGTACGGATCACGGTCACCGCGCCGGGCATGGCCGCGGTCGTCCGCAGCGCCACGGTCGAGGTGCGTCCGGCCGCGTCCTGCGCGGCTGAGGGCGGGTCCACCTGCGCGGTGGATCTGACGGGGGCGCTGAACCACGACGGCACGGCGACGACGGACCAGTCCGGCCAGGGTGACTTCGACGGGGGCGGCTGGAGCTACGACGCCGGGCTGCTGCCCCCTGCCGGGCCGGTCACCTGGAGCGGCACGACCTATCGGGCGCCCGACCCGTCGGGGACCGCGCCGAACTTCGTCGAGGCCCGTGGCCAGACGCTGTTGCTGCCCTCCGGTGCCCGGTCGTCTCTGCGGCTGGTGGCCGCCTCCCACAACGGTCCGGTCACCACCTCGCTGACCGTGCGCTACACCGACGGCACTGCGGCACAACTGCCGGTGACGATCGGCGACTGGGCGGGTTCCGCGCCGGCCGGCAGCACCGTGGTCCTCGACATGCCGCACCGGATCAAGGCGGGACAGGGCGTCGACGGGCCGCCGGTACGGCTGTTCGGCGACTCGGCGGCGCTCGACAGCACCAGGTCGCCGCGCTCGGTGACGCTCCCCGACGATGCGCGGGTCGAGGTGTACGCGATCACCTTGACGTGA
- a CDS encoding lactonase family protein, with the protein MSSRAAAADTGRPVPPVEAPGRRRFLGTVVAAAVTTALPATAHAAPRGPRRLFLGTYTSVAGGGAGIGLAAYDDTTGHITATGTVTGVGDPSFLALHPSGSTLYTVNERQDGAVTAVRLSSDGRHQVLGSRATGGAGPCHLSVHPGGNWLLSANYTSGSVAVHPIEASGALGARTALVTHSAPPPGPGQGGPHAHQIITSPDGGHVLAVDLGTDTVYTYRLDTARGTLTAVSRATVRPGAGPRHLTFHPSGRYAFLANELDNTVAVCGYDPATGRLTPGAPQPTGAGPGTSYPAQLAVTRDGRFAFLANRGHNSLTRYAVEDGGARLRLLGTVPVGGDHPRHIALSPSQNLLFAANQRSSTVSVFHVDRTTGELRPAGGPFRFPVAVCALPL; encoded by the coding sequence ATGAGCAGCAGAGCAGCAGCGGCGGACACCGGCCGTCCCGTGCCCCCGGTTGAAGCGCCGGGCAGGCGCAGGTTCCTCGGGACCGTGGTGGCCGCGGCGGTCACCACTGCCTTACCGGCGACCGCTCACGCCGCACCCCGCGGGCCGCGCCGTCTCTTTCTGGGCACCTACACCTCCGTCGCCGGTGGTGGCGCCGGCATCGGTCTGGCGGCGTACGACGACACGACCGGGCACATCACCGCCACCGGCACCGTCACCGGCGTCGGCGACCCGTCGTTCCTGGCACTCCACCCCTCCGGCAGCACGCTCTACACGGTGAACGAGCGGCAGGACGGCGCGGTGACCGCGGTCCGGCTCTCCTCGGACGGCCGGCACCAGGTCCTCGGCAGCCGCGCCACGGGCGGCGCAGGCCCGTGCCATCTGTCCGTGCATCCGGGCGGCAACTGGCTGCTGAGCGCCAACTACACGTCCGGCAGCGTCGCCGTGCATCCGATCGAGGCGTCCGGCGCGCTGGGGGCACGCACGGCCCTCGTGACGCATTCCGCACCGCCGCCCGGCCCCGGCCAGGGGGGACCGCACGCGCACCAGATCATCACCAGCCCGGACGGCGGTCATGTCCTCGCCGTCGATCTGGGCACCGACACCGTCTACACCTATCGGCTCGACACCGCGCGCGGCACGCTCACCGCGGTGTCGCGGGCGACGGTCCGACCGGGCGCCGGGCCGCGTCACCTCACCTTCCATCCCTCGGGCCGCTACGCGTTCCTGGCCAACGAGCTGGACAACACGGTGGCGGTCTGCGGCTACGACCCGGCCACGGGCAGGCTGACCCCGGGCGCGCCGCAACCCACCGGGGCGGGCCCGGGAACGAGCTATCCGGCGCAGCTCGCGGTGACCCGCGACGGCCGGTTCGCGTTTCTCGCCAACCGTGGGCACAACAGCCTGACGCGCTATGCCGTGGAGGACGGCGGAGCGCGGCTGCGGCTGCTCGGCACCGTCCCGGTCGGCGGCGACCACCCCCGGCACATCGCCCTGTCGCCGTCGCAGAATCTGTTGTTCGCCGCCAACCAGCGCTCCAGCACGGTGTCCGTGTTCCACGTCGATCGGACGACCGGAGAACTGCGGCCTGCGGGGGGCCCCTTTCGCTTTCCGGTAGCGGTCTGCGCGCTACCGCTGTAA
- a CDS encoding alpha-mannosidase, protein MHDDRSLVESRLRRVLDERIRPAVHPRSVPLDIAVWNAPGEPVPVAEGLAAEPVPIKAGDMWGAPWGTSWFRVTGTVPQEWAGRTVEALLDLGFDENMPGFQCEGLVYRADGTPVKGLNPRNQWVRIGAPVQGGEEVLLHIEAASNPVILDYHPFLPTQLGDKETAGSEPQYRLARMDLAVFDETVWNLVLDLEVLGELMQELSADSQRRHAILRAVGRALDAVDLQDVNGTAAEARACLEEVLSTPAEPSAHRISAVGHAHIDSAWLWPLRETVRKVARTTSNMTALLEDEPDFVFAMSQAQQFAWIKEHRPEVYAKVKAAVADGRFVPAGGMWVESDTNMPGSEAMARQFVHGKRFFLDEFGIENDEAWLPDTFGFAAGLPQIIKAAGSKWLLTQKISWSQTNKFPHHTFQWEGIDGTRIFTHFPPVDTYNCSMKGSEIAHAARNFKDKGVAHHSLAPTGWGDGGGGTTREMVAKAARLRSLEGSATVSWERPAEFFAKAEAEYPQAPVWVGELYLELHRATLTSQAKTKQGNRRSEHLLREAELWAATAAVRTGFPYPYEELDRLWKTVLLHQFHDILPGSSIAWVHREAARTYATVADELNGIIDAAQRALAGDPASGTRLVFNGAPHERHGVPAGGASAPTDGGGASLTPREDGGFVLHNGLLEVEIDGRGLVVSAYDSGAERETVAPGTAAGLLQIHPDFPNMWDAWDVDEFYRNTVTDLTGADEVTAVTSENAAAVRVVRSFGDSKVTQVLTLPAGAKRLDIETEVDWHETEKFLKMSFPLDIHAERYASETQFGHFHRATHTNTSWEAAKFEACNHRFVHLEEPGWGVAVVNDSTYGHDVTRTVRDTDTDTDSGTTTTLRVSLLRAPRFPDPETDQGVHRFRHALVPGAQIADAVREGFRINLPERTVTGEGAVAPLVTVDQDGVVVSAVKLADDGSGDVIVRLYESRGGRVRVRLATEFEALGAVTTDLLERPLAGVPQPELTDGAVRLSLRPFELVTLRLARPQD, encoded by the coding sequence ATGCATGACGACCGCAGCCTCGTCGAATCCCGCCTCAGGAGGGTCCTCGACGAACGCATACGCCCTGCCGTCCACCCCCGGTCCGTTCCGCTGGACATCGCGGTGTGGAACGCACCCGGCGAGCCCGTCCCGGTCGCCGAAGGACTCGCGGCCGAACCCGTGCCGATCAAGGCCGGCGACATGTGGGGTGCTCCCTGGGGGACCAGCTGGTTCCGGGTGACCGGCACCGTGCCCCAGGAGTGGGCAGGACGGACCGTCGAGGCACTGCTCGACCTCGGATTCGACGAGAACATGCCGGGCTTCCAGTGCGAGGGCCTGGTCTACCGGGCCGACGGCACTCCCGTGAAGGGCCTCAACCCGCGCAACCAGTGGGTCCGTATCGGCGCTCCGGTCCAGGGCGGTGAGGAGGTGCTGCTGCACATCGAGGCCGCGTCCAACCCCGTGATCCTCGACTACCACCCCTTCCTGCCGACGCAGCTCGGCGACAAGGAGACCGCGGGCAGCGAGCCGCAGTACCGGCTCGCGCGCATGGACCTCGCCGTCTTCGACGAGACCGTGTGGAACCTCGTCCTGGACCTGGAGGTCCTCGGTGAGCTGATGCAGGAACTGTCCGCCGACAGCCAGCGCCGGCACGCGATCCTGCGCGCGGTCGGCCGGGCCCTGGACGCCGTCGACCTCCAGGACGTCAACGGCACGGCGGCAGAGGCACGGGCCTGCCTCGAAGAGGTCCTGTCCACGCCCGCCGAGCCGTCCGCCCACCGCATCAGCGCGGTCGGGCACGCCCACATCGACTCGGCCTGGCTGTGGCCGCTGCGCGAGACCGTGCGCAAGGTCGCCCGGACGACGTCCAACATGACGGCACTGCTGGAGGACGAGCCCGACTTCGTCTTCGCGATGTCCCAGGCACAGCAGTTCGCCTGGATCAAGGAACACCGCCCCGAGGTCTACGCCAAGGTCAAGGCGGCCGTCGCCGACGGGCGCTTCGTGCCCGCCGGCGGTATGTGGGTGGAGTCCGACACCAACATGCCCGGCTCGGAGGCGATGGCCCGGCAGTTCGTGCACGGAAAGCGCTTCTTCCTCGACGAGTTCGGCATCGAGAACGACGAGGCGTGGCTCCCCGACACGTTCGGCTTCGCCGCCGGACTGCCGCAGATCATCAAGGCCGCCGGTTCCAAGTGGCTGCTCACCCAGAAGATCTCGTGGTCGCAGACGAACAAGTTCCCCCACCACACCTTCCAGTGGGAGGGCATCGACGGCACCCGCATCTTCACGCACTTCCCGCCGGTCGACACCTACAACTGCTCCATGAAGGGCAGCGAGATCGCCCACGCGGCGCGCAACTTCAAGGACAAGGGAGTCGCACACCACTCGCTCGCCCCGACAGGATGGGGCGACGGAGGCGGCGGTACCACCCGCGAGATGGTCGCCAAGGCCGCCCGGCTGCGCAGTCTCGAAGGGTCGGCGACCGTGAGCTGGGAAAGGCCGGCCGAGTTCTTCGCCAAGGCCGAGGCGGAGTATCCGCAGGCGCCGGTCTGGGTCGGCGAGCTCTATCTGGAGCTCCACCGGGCCACCCTGACCAGCCAGGCGAAGACCAAGCAGGGCAACCGCCGCAGTGAGCACCTGCTGCGGGAGGCCGAGCTGTGGGCCGCGACCGCTGCCGTACGGACCGGCTTCCCCTACCCCTACGAGGAGTTGGACCGGCTGTGGAAGACGGTGCTGCTGCACCAGTTCCACGACATCCTGCCCGGCTCCTCCATCGCCTGGGTGCACCGCGAGGCCGCCCGGACGTACGCCACCGTCGCGGATGAGCTGAACGGCATCATCGACGCGGCGCAGCGTGCGCTCGCCGGCGATCCCGCCTCCGGCACCCGGCTGGTCTTCAACGGCGCACCGCACGAGCGGCACGGCGTGCCCGCGGGAGGCGCGTCCGCCCCCACCGACGGCGGCGGCGCCTCGCTCACCCCGCGCGAGGACGGCGGCTTCGTCCTCCACAACGGCCTGCTGGAAGTGGAGATCGACGGCCGCGGCCTGGTGGTCTCCGCCTACGACAGCGGGGCCGAGCGCGAGACGGTCGCACCGGGCACCGCCGCCGGCCTCCTGCAGATCCACCCCGACTTCCCGAACATGTGGGACGCGTGGGACGTCGACGAGTTCTACCGCAACACCGTCACCGATCTCACGGGCGCCGACGAGGTCACGGCCGTGACCTCCGAGAACGCGGCCGCCGTACGCGTCGTCCGCAGCTTCGGCGACTCGAAGGTCACCCAGGTGCTGACGCTCCCCGCCGGAGCCAAGCGCCTGGACATCGAGACCGAGGTCGACTGGCACGAGACGGAGAAGTTCCTCAAGATGTCCTTCCCGCTCGACATCCATGCCGAGCGCTACGCCTCCGAGACGCAGTTCGGGCACTTCCACCGGGCCACCCACACCAACACCAGCTGGGAGGCGGCCAAGTTCGAGGCGTGCAACCACCGTTTCGTGCATCTGGAAGAGCCCGGCTGGGGTGTCGCGGTCGTCAACGACTCGACGTACGGCCACGACGTCACCCGCACCGTGCGCGACACAGACACCGACACCGACAGCGGCACGACGACCACGCTCCGGGTCTCCCTGCTCCGGGCACCGCGCTTCCCCGACCCCGAGACCGACCAGGGCGTCCACCGGTTCCGGCACGCACTCGTGCCCGGTGCGCAGATCGCTGACGCGGTCCGCGAAGGCTTCCGTATCAACCTCCCCGAGCGCACGGTCACCGGTGAGGGTGCGGTGGCCCCGTTGGTGACGGTCGATCAGGACGGGGTGGTCGTCAGTGCGGTGAAGCTGGCCGACGACGGCAGCGGCGATGTGATCGTGCGGCTCTACGAATCGCGCGGCGGTCGCGTCCGCGTGCGCCTCGCGACGGAGTTCGAGGCACTCGGCGCGGTCACGACCGATCTGCTGGAGCGGCCTCTGGCCGGCGTTCCGCAGCCCGAACTCACCGATGGAGCAGTCCGGTTGAGCCTGCGCCCCTTCGAGCTCGTCACCCTCCGGCTGGCCCGCCCGCAGGACTGA
- a CDS encoding endo-beta-N-acetylglucosaminidase: protein MTPHLSRRTLLLASAAAAVAPAVLPGAASAATRAASGAPYAAYWYPDSFPAGTPGPGITWRSLKAWRAEDDADLAFNSATVPLARRFTPVPVNTTARAGQARIQSLVSFAPTAGNPSQGSATADHYALTHWSYLDELVFWGGSSGEGLVLAPNAPVVDAAHRHGVPVLGSVFLPPVAYGGDLRWTRDLVQKDSFGRFPLAERLVAVAAAYGFDGWFINAETGGGDAELAADMTGFLKELTALGRPKGLRVCWYDSMTVSGSVSWQGALNDRNRPFFQAADSMFVDFRWSRSTLAASGRTAEQLGRSRYALWAGVDVEANGWNRSVDWDAIIPVNTPDVVSLGFYRPEWTRNHLPAGRTPAQFHAADDRFWSGQSLDPSRPAPGDPWRAPALAVADRSTVDTLPFATVFNTGHGLRWYERGKVTSDAPWNHLGVQDRMPSRQWVVRTTGQRPTVAYDFGDAWHGGSSLLVGGTLTAPTTLDLYACRLPLTADTVVELVHRSESAGVTVELALATAEPAGPGQPHPYTYVPLAAPGRGWTTTTVRLTGLSGTVRALGVRLTGTGGPVTWRLGSLAVRDKAAQNPSAPAGLRITAAAGGDLRFAWQPAPGAVRHHTLHRVLPDGTRRFLGATCQRAYFVPGLRPEQGESAARFELRAVGELYTASTPVTATHPW from the coding sequence ATGACCCCCCACCTCAGCAGACGAACCCTCCTCCTGGCCTCCGCCGCCGCGGCCGTGGCGCCGGCGGTCCTGCCCGGTGCGGCCTCCGCCGCGACCAGGGCCGCCTCCGGCGCGCCGTACGCCGCCTACTGGTACCCGGACTCCTTTCCCGCCGGGACCCCCGGCCCCGGCATCACCTGGCGCAGCCTCAAGGCCTGGCGCGCCGAGGACGACGCGGATCTGGCGTTCAACTCCGCGACCGTGCCCCTGGCGAGGCGCTTCACGCCGGTCCCGGTGAACACCACGGCCCGCGCCGGCCAGGCGCGCATCCAGTCCCTGGTCTCCTTCGCCCCCACCGCCGGCAACCCCTCCCAGGGCTCCGCCACCGCCGACCACTACGCCCTGACCCACTGGTCCTACCTCGACGAACTCGTCTTCTGGGGCGGCTCGTCCGGCGAGGGCCTGGTCCTCGCGCCCAACGCGCCCGTCGTGGACGCCGCACACCGCCACGGTGTCCCCGTGCTCGGCAGCGTGTTCCTCCCGCCCGTCGCCTACGGCGGGGATCTGCGCTGGACCCGGGACCTGGTCCAGAAGGACTCCTTCGGCCGCTTCCCGCTCGCGGAGCGCCTCGTCGCGGTCGCGGCGGCGTACGGCTTCGACGGCTGGTTCATCAACGCCGAGACCGGTGGCGGGGACGCGGAGCTCGCCGCCGACATGACCGGCTTCCTGAAGGAACTCACCGCGCTCGGCAGGCCGAAGGGCCTGCGGGTGTGCTGGTACGACTCGATGACCGTGAGCGGATCGGTCAGCTGGCAGGGGGCGCTGAACGACCGCAACAGGCCCTTCTTCCAGGCGGCCGACTCCATGTTCGTGGACTTCCGCTGGTCGCGCTCCACGCTGGCCGCCTCGGGTCGCACCGCCGAACAACTGGGCCGCAGCCGCTACGCGTTGTGGGCCGGTGTCGACGTCGAGGCGAACGGCTGGAACCGGTCCGTCGACTGGGACGCCATCATCCCGGTGAACACACCGGACGTCGTCTCGCTGGGCTTCTACCGGCCGGAGTGGACCCGCAACCACCTGCCCGCGGGCCGCACCCCCGCACAGTTCCACGCCGCCGACGACCGGTTCTGGAGCGGGCAGTCCCTCGACCCGTCGCGGCCGGCACCCGGGGACCCCTGGCGGGCCCCGGCGCTCGCCGTCGCCGACCGCTCCACCGTCGACACCCTGCCGTTCGCGACCGTCTTCAACACCGGCCACGGACTGCGCTGGTACGAGAGGGGCAAGGTGACGTCCGACGCGCCGTGGAACCACCTCGGAGTCCAGGACCGCATGCCCTCGCGCCAGTGGGTCGTGCGCACCACAGGTCAACGGCCCACGGTGGCCTACGACTTCGGCGACGCCTGGCACGGCGGCAGCAGCCTCCTCGTCGGCGGCACCCTCACCGCTCCCACCACCCTCGACCTGTACGCGTGCCGGCTGCCACTCACCGCCGACACCGTCGTCGAACTCGTCCACCGCAGCGAGAGCGCCGGGGTCACCGTCGAACTGGCCCTCGCCACGGCCGAGCCCGCCGGACCCGGACAGCCGCATCCGTACACCTATGTGCCGCTCGCCGCCCCGGGCCGCGGCTGGACGACCACCACCGTGCGGCTGACCGGTCTGTCCGGGACGGTCCGCGCGCTGGGTGTCCGGCTGACCGGCACCGGAGGCCCGGTGACCTGGCGCCTCGGCTCCCTGGCCGTACGCGACAAGGCGGCACAGAACCCGTCCGCCCCCGCCGGTCTGCGGATCACCGCAGCGGCGGGTGGCGATCTGCGCTTCGCCTGGCAGCCCGCCCCCGGCGCCGTACGCCACCACACCCTCCACCGGGTACTGCCGGACGGGACACGGCGCTTCCTCGGCGCCACCTGTCAGCGGGCCTACTTCGTCCCGGGCCTGCGGCCCGAACAGGGCGAGAGTGCGGCGCGGTTCGAACTGCGCGCCGTGGGGGAGCTCTACACCGCGTCGACTCCCGTGACCGCCACCCACCCCTGGTAA
- a CDS encoding glycoside hydrolase 5 family protein: protein MSSSVPRFGANYTPSQGWFHHWLDFDLDAVRADLDSIAGLGLDHIRVFPLWPLFQPNRTLIRPRAVEQLVQLADAAAERGLDVNVDGLQGHLSSFDFLPAWTQTWHRRNIFTDPDVVSGQAEYLRTLAAALADRPNFIGMTIGNEINQFSGGPHPDPDRISSAEAGSWLARLLDACEAGAPGRLHLHAEYDAAWYRDDHPFTPAHSARLGAMTAVHSWVFNGTAQRHGPTGTATEHHAAYMIELSKAWAPSPDRPVWLQEVGAPAPLVPAADAAAFTEATVANALDCPDVWGVTWWCSHDVSRSLADFPELEYSLGLLTNDREVKPAGQAIARIVEERRDRKKPPEPRTLALVVDAGDDETAPRRSVCAPGGAVFEAFARLTAQGARPTTVLASRSDDRDHLAARGITEVVTPEQAGS, encoded by the coding sequence ATGAGCTCTTCCGTGCCGCGCTTCGGCGCCAACTACACGCCCAGCCAGGGCTGGTTCCACCACTGGCTGGACTTCGACCTCGACGCCGTGCGCGCCGATCTCGACTCCATCGCCGGCCTCGGCCTGGACCACATCCGCGTCTTCCCGCTCTGGCCGCTGTTCCAGCCCAACCGCACGCTGATCCGCCCGCGCGCCGTCGAGCAGCTCGTCCAGCTCGCCGACGCGGCGGCCGAGCGCGGGCTCGACGTCAACGTGGACGGACTCCAGGGCCATCTGTCGAGCTTCGACTTCCTGCCCGCCTGGACCCAGACCTGGCACCGGCGCAACATCTTCACCGATCCGGACGTCGTCTCGGGGCAGGCGGAGTACCTGCGCACCCTCGCGGCCGCACTCGCCGACCGGCCGAACTTCATCGGCATGACCATCGGCAACGAGATCAACCAGTTCTCCGGCGGGCCGCACCCCGACCCCGACCGCATCTCATCGGCGGAGGCGGGCAGTTGGCTCGCCCGGCTGCTGGACGCGTGCGAGGCGGGCGCACCCGGCAGGCTCCATCTGCACGCCGAGTACGACGCGGCCTGGTACCGCGACGACCACCCGTTCACCCCCGCACACTCCGCCCGCCTCGGCGCCATGACCGCCGTGCACTCCTGGGTCTTCAACGGCACGGCACAGCGCCACGGCCCCACCGGCACCGCCACCGAGCACCACGCCGCCTACATGATCGAACTCTCCAAGGCGTGGGCACCGTCCCCGGACCGCCCCGTCTGGCTCCAGGAGGTCGGCGCGCCCGCCCCCCTCGTCCCCGCCGCCGACGCCGCCGCCTTCACGGAGGCCACCGTGGCGAACGCGCTGGACTGCCCGGACGTCTGGGGCGTGACCTGGTGGTGCTCCCACGACGTGTCGCGTTCGCTCGCCGACTTCCCCGAACTCGAGTACAGCCTCGGTTTGTTGACCAACGACCGGGAGGTCAAGCCCGCCGGACAGGCCATCGCGCGGATCGTCGAGGAACGACGCGACCGGAAGAAGCCGCCCGAGCCGCGGACCCTCGCCCTCGTCGTCGACGCGGGTGACGACGAGACCGCGCCCCGGCGCTCCGTCTGCGCACCCGGCGGCGCCGTGTTCGAGGCGTTCGCCCGGCTGACCGCCCAGGGTGCGCGCCCCACCACCGTTCTCGCGAGCCGCAGCGACGACAGGGACCATCTCGCCGCGCGCGGCATCACCGAAGTCGTCACCCCCGAACAGGCCGGCTCATGA